Part of the Solanum pennellii chromosome 10, SPENNV200 genome is shown below.
TGAATGGAGCTGTAGAGGCCaccaataagaatatcaagaagattttgagaaaaatgattgacaatcacCGAGGTTGGCACGAGATGTTTCCATATGCTTTATTGGGTTATCGGACGACTGTCAGAAGATCAACTGGAGCTACTCTATACTTGCTAGTATATGGAACAAaagcagtcatacctgctgaagttgaAATTTTGTCTTTGAGAATCATCCAAAAGGCTGAGTTGAGTAATGTTGAATGGGTTAGCAAGAGAATTGATGAATTAACTTTTATCGATGAAAAGAGATTGGTCGCTGTCTATTATGGTCAAATGTATTGACAGAGAACGATTCGTGTTTTTCACAAAAGAGTGAGAGatagaatttttgaaattggtcAGTTAGTCCTTAAACGCATCGTTCCTCATTAAGATGAATACAAAGGAAAATTCGCAAAAAATTGGCATGGACCCTAGATGGTTCGTaaagtattatctggaggtgctttggtcctgtcAGAGATTGATGGCACCGCCTGGCCGAAGCCGATAGTTGTTTTCAAGAGATATTATGTGTAAAGTTTCATCTTGTATTTCTGTCATTTACTTGTAATTGTGTTATTTTGCTTGTATTTGCTTTGTTTGAATTTTATTcctcttgtaatgaactacttctgacctgaattctcaagaatgagatacgtcggcggcctatgtcggcctcggtcggtcaccccatttatccccttttaatatttctttgtatttgaactacgcTTGAcctaaattctcaagaatgagatacgtaggcagcctatgtcggcctcgatCAGTTTCTTTGTAAGTTTCTTATTGTTGTTACCTTTgagggggaactacgtttgacctgattcctacctcaacgggatacgtatgCACCACAAGGGTTCGGGCATATTtcccgtaagatttctattcctctcaaaacaaaaattgggatagaatttttgagagggactcaaaaattctcaagaaaAAGATTCTTCCTCACCAAGTCAAGATCGAAAAGGTTTCGAGATTTGCAACTGGGACAAAACTTTCAAGAACATATCGAAAATTCCATGATTTACTTACCGACAATTGAAGATAAACCAAAAACTTGTAACTGGGACAGAAATTGTGAGGATGACCTCAAAATTTTTACATGGGTTAATCAACAGCCTAGAGAGACTCTGAATACTCCCCATCCAATGATCATATATACCTCCAAGCATCAAACTCAAAGAAGTTCGCTAATCCTTACGTGACATGACACTTGGCAGTAACCATTTTTAAAATACTACTTCTCAAAAATATATGTCTTAAAgattttccttttatgtttCGTTTGTTTTGGCATagaatattttgtcttatctatcaaaAGTTGGGAGATCAGGAAGATGAACCGGAAATAGCAGGACGAGGAGCAGACAACTAAAGAATCAACACATATCATTCtgttttaaaactaacaattctTCTATGGATGCATGTTTATAGCTTTGATCTGAAACCGACAAACTCCCCCAATTgatgaatatggagaagtcaaGTGCAGAGAAAGCTCTCCCATAATTAACTGTGTTTTCGTAGACGCAAGAATTACTTCATATTGCTTACACCGGAGACTTGAGAATATGAATGGTTTATAAGAAGTGTCCGACTAGATTCAAAGATGAATCAACCGAAAACCCTTGAAAGGGATAGTTCACAGTTTTCATCAAGGACGTCATCTGCATCGCATTATCAAACATGATAGTGTTGCTACCTAGAGgggttatttattttattatcgatAAAGACAATACACTACCCGGAGggttcatttattttatctttgatCAGGACAATACACTACCCGAAGggatcatttattttattatcgatCAAGACAATACATTATTTGGAAAATCATTTTTATCGTTAATTTCAATAGAGACCATATGATTATCCAGAAGGCACCaagaagatcatgcatcacgagCGCGGAtgatcatgcatcacgagtcaatattcatgcattgtggAAGACCATGCAATCGCGAGTTAATATCCATATATCaagagtcaatattcatgcatcgcgagtcaatattcatgcatctcAAAAGATCAtacatcgcgagtcaatattcatgcatcgcagaaggtcatgcatcgcgagtcaatattcatgcatcgcggaagattatgcatcgcgagttaatattcatgcatcgcgaaagaCCATGCATCGCGAATTAATATTTTTGCATCTctagaagatttcatgcctcgtataaattatgtatcacaagaaaatattcatgtctcacagaaatttatgcatctcGAGAACATATCATGCCTTGCGAAAATTATGCATCGCGAGgagatattcatgcctcgcagaaagttatgcattgcgagaagatattcatgtctcgcagaaatttatgcattgtgggaagatattcataccactcaagaaatcaagcatcgcgggaagatattcatgccccgaaGAAATCATGTGTTACCAGAGAAGGAATCGTGCATCTCAAGGGAAATATTTACCCCTCAACATCAACTGTAACTTTATTTGGCAATAGTGAATGCCAAGAGAATCATcgaaaaaaacaaagaataaaTATCAACATTGCATCAGCTTTTATTTATTTCGCCATCAAATGAAGAATACATTGTagattatattgcaaacataagacataagctttatttgctttacgtcaaACCTAAAGTTGACGACAATATTCAAGCAGAGCAACTAAGTGTCGACGCGGTAAATGATACGACCTATCATTTCAATTGCATTTTTATGCTGACAAGTTTATCTCAGtttttgtcgagagcatccaaaaGGATGAAGTTCTCCAAAAACAAAACCACAAGTGCGGACGACATAAAAAAGGATGCAgtacaacgtggaactttttcttagtaGTGACCTGGGACACAGTTcaaagaggaatgtcaaactcttaggacgcgagcaggGGAGCGACTTcaaccacaatcaaaccacacccttatcagaaggcatgtgggtttttctttgttttttttttcagttttagtATCGCATCCGAAAATTTTGATCTACCGGAAGCAATTCTCCAACCTGAGTGACAATGCGCCAAGAGTTTTGGAAATTATGTTCGTGTATGTTCTTAATTATAAGTGTGATGTGCACcgcattcatggctaagaggttacaagcctccttttcatactcaaACTTAATTTTCCACTCGTCCGTAGCAAAGGTTATCTGGTATGaaatatttccttttcaaccgatTGAGTCGAACTACAAACAAGCTAATTCCTAATGTTTAAGAATATGTAGGCGGGCTCAATCTTAAAAACTCGGTTGTATTTCAACATACGATCTTAAATCTTACTCCCAAGCATTTCGGTCCCTTCATAATTTGACAGCGAGATGACTTTTGAATTCTTTAAAAATCGTGGGTTAAATCAAGTGTATCGAATACAAGTAGCCTAAATTCTTAtgtagcctgagatatgtaggaaacccttacagggttcggccataattcctaaagtcTGTACTAGATCCATTTCCTGAAGATTAGTAGGTAGTCGTCAAAATTGGTTtggtcaattttatttttctagaatttcttgcatcaaacCAAGTAAGAtaagggacagttgttgacacctaATTTTGACTCTCCTCTATTGTAATTTAATAGTGAGCTTCTCgagtttaaacaatttaaaataaataattttacaaaaaaaataagataataataataattttttagcttgcaaattattttgaataaggttttgacactttttatattttttttagataatgtATATGTCTTACATAATTATTcgtataattattataattttatcaatgtTAAAATtcgaaaaaaagaataatattaataatagtaacattttgttttatataaatatttggttAATTATTTTAGCTTATATCTTGAATCTTTAGTTTACATtcgaattaattattttattttgttaaccttaagaagcttgttaattaattatattaattcgccttatttttaaatttgtatcaaattggacaattacattttttttaatttggctAAATTTTCCTAACTAGAAGACATATATTTGACCACTGATTGGCCAATTTCCAATCATTCAGCTTTTCCTCATTTCAAACTTTCGGAATCCCATTAATACCCATCCTCAGCCCTTTCTTTACGCCAAAATAGTCCAacccaattcaattcaattccaCCCCAACCTTTTCCCCATCAACCGCCCCGACCCAAATctattttccctaaaaaaatcaaatcaatcaaAACAGTGCAACACCCACCAACTCCTACATGTTAACGGTAGCCTCACAACGTCCCCTCAACAGCGATGTGTGAGCAACAAAACAAACCTGGCGGCTCACGACTTTGCCTCACTCGTGTCAACTTAAACAGCGAGTTCACGTCGCAtgagatcttcttcttcttcatcctgTAAAGGTTTGCAGATTTCTGCAAATTCCAGCTACCCCTTTTGCTGAGCCAGCTGCACGATTCGTCCTTGCTAGCCGGGATATGGTGACAGGTATCTCAACAAGGACGCATGATCCGTCCGGGCCCTCCGCGCGATTTCTATTCGTTCCATTTGAGAGAATCATTTGAGAATATTCTTTTAGGGATAGGAATTCAGATTTTTTTGAACGAAAATCGCATGGGCCTAAATTCTATTTTGGAGCCCTTAACCCTTTTATTTTCAACCCTAATTGATCCCTATATATTATCTCTTTGGTTTTATGAATAGGGAGTTTTTTTTGGGGGGAGAGGAGGAAAAtctggaatcgagaagttttcgatttcatttgtttgaatatttgttttggATTTCAATCGGAATAGttatagaatatatatacaaaagggGTTTGGCAAGAATCCTAAGGATCATTTAGtgttagaaaagaaaaataaaaaataggctAGAAAAAAAATCTCGACTTCATTCAGTCTCGGTCATTTTTTGATTTTGCTTGCTCACCCAAGTCCACAAAGTTGAATTCCAACAGTGTTAAAGTCTCCTCAACTCTTTATCGGTCGAGTTCGCTGCATCAAGAAAGGTAATATCCCCTCCTCATAATGTCTTTCGCATCTTTTCTTCCAtttcaaagtaatttttttgtgtgtgcaAAGAAGTATGTGTTCCGTGGCTGTATTTGTTTGAGTTACAGTGGTTTGATTGCTTGAAACATGagcttttttgtttgttattttcaGAGTTGCTTTATTAAAGATTTATAATACATTTTGTTTTAGGAGGTCATTACCTCGACACAAGTCAATTGTGTTGTATGTCGGTTGTCTTAATGGctgaaatcaatattttttttatcgtcTTACCATTTAGGGTTCTTCCGTTATTGCTTTGACTCTAAAATGTAATTAAGTTTTGAGGCTTAGGATCTTTTCCTGTGGGAAGTTCCAACGTCACCttgttatattttctttgttgcTCAGCCTTGTGGTTAGTCGTCAAAATGTCTATAGTGAAGGTCGTGACGCTCCATCTCTTTTACTTACcgttttatgtgtttctaagctGCTATTTAGCTTGAGTTTTTCAATTTCCAGCCTGCTCAACATATCGTATGCCTACAACATCTACTTTaacattttcaaattgattcaTAGTTTTTGTAGCTTATATTAAACCCCTTTTCAACACTAaccttcctttttttaaaaaaaaaatgatatatcgtTATGATTAAGCTTACTCATCATGAATATCGTGTTTTCTTAAGATAGTGTTGTAGGTTTGACGTTGTGTCGTAATGGAAGCTGCGAGTTAGAGTACAAATTTTGTTGGTTTTGTCTTATAAGCctaataatttgtttatttttaatctgTTAAGTGAGTGTCCATCATGCTTTCATTTCGTCCTCTTTCCCTTGATAGAATTTGTAGAACGACATGTTCACTGGTGTCCCTAGCTAAATCAAAATTTGTCCAAAATGCATATTTGTCATATTGTATATGAAAAGTACTCAATGATAGTCAAAATTTTGGGAcaacatatatttatcattttgctTTTGTCTCTCAAGTTCATAAGATGATGCACCCctctaaattctttttttaatgatttactCTCTTGTTTACATCTGTTGTTAAAACTACCTTACAAAGAGTTTGTTAAATCCTTGTTTTGTCTGTTAATCAAGTAATCTCTTTAGTTCTAAAATAATCTCGTCAGCAGTTAGTCAATTTCTTTAACTTACAATGATAGGTTTACTTCTTGGAAATTTGTTTAAgtggttctttttttttgtttttttaattattatttatgtgtaTTGGTGAAATTCGCTATCATCTGAAGTCGCGGTTTAAGGTGATATCTAAGTACTTattcttatctttattttattttgttctcgCATGTGAAATCCGCTCGAGTTCATCATAAACTCCCACCTCCTTTGCATCTCGCGAGAGTCATTAAGACTCAATTCCTCTTATTCGAGTCAA
Proteins encoded:
- the LOC107001090 gene encoding uncharacterized protein LOC107001090, translated to MNGAVEATNKNIKKILRKMIDNHRGWHEMFPYALLGYRTTVRRSTGATLYLLVYGTKAVIPAEVEILSLRIIQKAELSNVEWVSKRIDELTFIDEKRLVAVYYGQIFLQIPATPFAEPAARFVLASRDMVTELLY